The Octadecabacter arcticus 238 genome contains a region encoding:
- a CDS encoding glycosyltransferase family 92 protein yields the protein MNPRREHYITKLRNFKISKVCEWLVIADIDEFWFCRDGRKISDVLGNMDYQTEIIYTSWSVFGSNGHLKHPASVRTDFVIRQERSPAQARGERKWICRTKALRQEKNVGVHHIKNACSGKTITDNDTFQLNHYQIQSEEFFTILPRLN from the coding sequence CGTGAGCATTACATTACCAAACTGCGGAATTTTAAAATTTCTAAAGTATGTGAATGGCTTGTAATAGCGGACATTGATGAGTTTTGGTTCTGTAGAGACGGCAGAAAAATTTCAGATGTTCTCGGAAATATGGATTATCAGACTGAAATTATATACACTAGTTGGTCAGTTTTCGGTAGCAACGGCCATTTAAAGCATCCCGCAAGCGTTCGAACAGACTTTGTCATACGACAGGAGAGATCACCAGCGCAGGCTCGCGGTGAACGCAAATGGATCTGCCGCACAAAGGCGTTGAGACAAGAAAAGAATGTTGGCGTACACCACATCAAAAACGCATGCTCAGGCAAGACGATTACTGATAACGACACCTTCCAACTGAACCACTACCAGATTCAAAGCGAGGAATTTTTTACTATACTCCCGCGCCTGAATTGA
- a CDS encoding IS630 family transposase yields the protein MSKQYKTVSLSDEQRIALEALCRRRKVDALVWKRARAFLLWDAGEDAGTVCRILDIGPTVLTEWRFAFAGAGLSFFGLKDYSQRQGHLSVVQEQAVRAHFTAQPARNADEVCAYVLAECDQNYSTSGAAKLMRRLGFAYKKPQLLPAQADEAKQAAFIAKYEALMNGLAADEMVVFSDAVHPEHQSRPAHGWFPKGQKTALKATSGRKRLNIQGALDLETFQFTFVEGEKINAQTTRQMLEKLERNNQTKTAIHVFVDNARYHHAKILQPWLDSPERRVKLHFLPAYAPHLNPIERLWGVMHKWVTHNRHYATFNQFTEAIFDFFRKTLPEKWPEFRDTVTDNFRVISLKEYKVI from the coding sequence ATGAGCAAGCAATACAAAACAGTCTCCTTATCCGACGAGCAGCGCATAGCACTTGAAGCGCTTTGCCGCCGCCGCAAAGTTGACGCCCTTGTTTGGAAACGGGCGCGCGCGTTTCTTCTTTGGGACGCAGGAGAAGACGCCGGAACGGTTTGCCGGATTTTGGATATTGGCCCGACAGTTTTGACGGAGTGGCGATTTGCCTTTGCCGGTGCGGGACTATCGTTTTTCGGTCTGAAGGACTACAGCCAGCGTCAGGGTCATTTGTCCGTCGTGCAAGAGCAGGCGGTGAGAGCCCATTTCACCGCGCAGCCTGCCCGCAATGCCGATGAGGTCTGTGCCTATGTTCTAGCCGAGTGCGACCAAAACTACAGCACGTCGGGAGCCGCCAAGCTGATGCGCCGCCTGGGGTTCGCGTATAAGAAACCACAATTGCTGCCTGCACAGGCCGATGAAGCCAAGCAGGCTGCGTTTATTGCCAAATATGAGGCCCTGATGAACGGGTTGGCCGCAGATGAGATGGTTGTCTTTTCGGACGCTGTCCACCCCGAACACCAGAGCCGCCCCGCCCATGGTTGGTTCCCCAAGGGACAAAAGACGGCCCTGAAGGCGACATCAGGGCGCAAGCGGCTCAACATTCAGGGCGCGCTTGACCTTGAGACTTTCCAGTTCACCTTTGTGGAAGGCGAGAAGATCAATGCCCAGACAACCCGACAGATGCTGGAAAAGTTGGAACGCAACAACCAAACCAAGACGGCCATCCACGTCTTTGTCGACAATGCCCGCTATCATCATGCCAAGATACTACAGCCATGGCTGGACAGCCCAGAACGTCGGGTGAAGTTGCATTTCTTGCCAGCATATGCCCCGCACCTCAACCCGATCGAGCGTCTTTGGGGTGTTATGCACAAATGGGTCACCCACAATCGGCACTATGCAACGTTCAACCAATTCACAGAGGCCATTTTCGACTTCTTCCGCAAGACCCTGCCAGAAAAATGGCCAGAGTTCCGCGACACCGTCACCGACAACTTCCGCGTCATATCGCTCAAGGAATACAAAGTGATTTGA
- the tnpA gene encoding IS200/IS605 family transposase: MIYSTGSHTKFYHRFHVVWTTKYRYKVMRGEMRERIREIIIQTCQELSVHIETGVLSTDHVHMFISVPPQIALSKVMMRIKGCSSYKIQREFPELRKRYWGQRFWARGFFSTTSGNVTDAVILQYLELHSKREPTGVSR; the protein is encoded by the coding sequence ATGATCTATTCCACAGGAAGCCACACCAAATTTTATCACCGATTTCACGTCGTCTGGACAACAAAATACCGATACAAAGTTATGCGCGGTGAAATGCGTGAGCGTATCCGTGAAATCATTATCCAAACATGCCAAGAACTTAGCGTGCATATTGAGACGGGCGTATTGTCGACCGATCACGTCCACATGTTCATATCGGTCCCGCCTCAGATAGCTTTGTCAAAGGTGATGATGCGGATCAAGGGATGCTCGTCTTATAAGATACAGCGCGAGTTTCCCGAACTGCGCAAACGGTACTGGGGCCAGCGGTTTTGGGCTCGCGGATTTTTCTCAACAACCAGCGGCAATGTCACTGACGCTGTCATACTTCAGTATCTTGAATTACATTCAAAAAGGGAACCTACCGGCGTCAGCCGGTAG
- a CDS encoding OmpA family protein produces MRLSALFIRLVAFCLAVIVCSIAARVVVTAVETRSVEAVGVALDENGHAFASVLGDGLQVILEGEAPNEAMRFRAISTAGGMVDASRVIDNMTVQDSASIVAPEFSLEILRNDSGISIIGLIPASSDRDDLTETLTDMAGENSNFADFLATADYEVPDGWDRAVAFSLRALRQLPRSKISVRAGVVTVEAISDSPEQKAQLETSLRRSSPDGVTITLNIMAPRPVMSPFLTRFIIDENGRRFDSCVADTTAAELRIIAAAQAVGVEGEIGCMVALGAPTTRWADAVTMSIAALDDLGGGTVTISDADIILVANAGTVAGNFDRVAGELENALPEIFALEAILPATPEQDGAGPPQFIATLSPEGLVQLRGRISTELLNSTAENFAHAKFASADVSMATRIVDGLPNSWPIRVLAGIEALSQLSNGSVIVEPANIVVRGNTGLPDASGEITRLLIEKLGEAEEFEVSVTYVEALDPIAALPTTEECLDQIMNVTESRKITFEPSSARIAGAGAAILDDITEILQRCADLRIEIAGYTDSQGSEDGNQRLSQQRADAVLDGLRVRRVPVASFRSVGYGEADPIADNETADGREANRRIEFSLIVPESTEELTGLDQIKVEAAAEDAAREDATPDEDAAPEDATE; encoded by the coding sequence ATGCGCCTCTCTGCCCTTTTTATTCGACTCGTGGCGTTTTGCCTTGCTGTCATCGTTTGCAGTATTGCGGCGCGTGTCGTGGTGACAGCCGTGGAAACCCGATCTGTCGAAGCCGTCGGCGTCGCGCTGGATGAAAACGGCCACGCTTTTGCGTCTGTTCTGGGCGATGGGTTACAAGTAATTCTTGAAGGCGAGGCCCCAAACGAAGCCATGCGGTTTCGTGCCATTTCAACAGCAGGCGGCATGGTCGACGCAAGTCGCGTGATTGACAACATGACCGTGCAGGACAGTGCAAGCATCGTGGCGCCGGAATTCTCGTTGGAAATTTTGCGCAATGACAGTGGCATTTCGATCATCGGCTTGATTCCCGCATCGTCGGACCGCGACGATCTCACTGAAACGCTCACTGACATGGCGGGCGAAAACAGCAACTTCGCTGACTTCCTTGCGACAGCAGATTACGAAGTTCCAGACGGGTGGGACCGCGCGGTCGCATTTTCGCTTCGTGCGTTGCGCCAACTGCCGCGCTCCAAGATTTCTGTGCGAGCAGGCGTGGTCACTGTAGAAGCCATTTCAGATTCACCGGAACAAAAGGCCCAACTGGAAACCAGCTTGCGCCGGTCTAGTCCTGACGGCGTGACGATCACGCTAAATATAATGGCGCCGCGCCCCGTTATGTCGCCGTTTTTGACGCGCTTTATCATTGACGAAAATGGCCGACGGTTTGACAGTTGTGTCGCTGACACGACGGCCGCTGAACTGCGCATTATCGCGGCAGCACAGGCCGTCGGTGTCGAAGGTGAGATCGGATGCATGGTTGCACTTGGCGCCCCGACGACGCGCTGGGCTGATGCGGTAACGATGTCGATTGCGGCGCTGGATGACTTGGGGGGGGGCACCGTCACGATCTCTGACGCCGATATCATTTTGGTTGCCAACGCGGGCACCGTCGCAGGCAATTTTGATCGGGTCGCTGGCGAGCTTGAGAATGCGTTGCCGGAAATCTTTGCCCTAGAGGCGATTTTACCCGCGACGCCTGAGCAAGATGGCGCAGGCCCGCCACAATTTATCGCAACGTTAAGCCCCGAAGGGTTGGTGCAACTGCGCGGCCGTATTTCGACTGAACTGCTGAATTCCACGGCGGAAAATTTCGCCCATGCCAAATTTGCATCGGCTGATGTTTCCATGGCGACGCGGATTGTGGACGGGCTGCCCAACAGTTGGCCGATTCGGGTGCTGGCCGGAATCGAGGCGCTGTCGCAGCTGTCTAACGGGTCCGTCATTGTTGAACCTGCCAACATCGTCGTGCGTGGTAACACTGGCTTACCGGATGCGAGTGGCGAAATTACCCGCTTGCTGATCGAAAAGTTGGGTGAGGCTGAGGAGTTCGAGGTCAGCGTCACCTACGTAGAAGCACTCGACCCGATTGCGGCGCTTCCGACCACCGAAGAATGTCTGGACCAGATCATGAATGTGACTGAGTCCCGAAAGATTACCTTCGAACCGAGCTCAGCGCGGATCGCTGGGGCGGGCGCTGCAATTCTGGATGACATCACAGAAATCCTTCAACGCTGCGCCGATTTGCGGATCGAGATCGCGGGTTACACAGACAGCCAAGGGTCTGAAGATGGCAACCAACGCCTGAGCCAACAGCGGGCCGACGCGGTTCTTGACGGTTTGCGGGTTCGACGGGTTCCTGTGGCAAGTTTCCGGTCTGTGGGTTACGGCGAAGCGGACCCGATTGCCGACAATGAAACCGCCGATGGCCGTGAAGCGAACCGTCGGATTGAATTCAGTTTGATCGTGCCTGAAAGTACCGAAGAACTCACGGGTTTAGACCAGATCAAAGTAGAAGCCGCGGCGGAAGACGCAGCACGTGAAGATGCCACACCAGACGAAGACGCCGCACCAGAGGACGCAACAGAATGA
- the ubiA gene encoding 4-hydroxybenzoate octaprenyltransferase — MTDANRTPEVEIADAVTGNWVDRYAPARARPFLRLSRADRPVGTWLLLLPCWWSLALAMLHTGRASLFDLWIAIGCAIGAFLMRGAGCTWNDITDRDIDGSVSRTANRPIPLGQIGVRKALVWMALQSFLALLILLTFNSNAVLLGILALLPVAIYPFAKRFTWWPQVFLGLAFNWGALLAWTAHTGSLGWPAVALYLAGIAWTLFYDTIYAHQDVEDDALIGVKSTARLFGDATPLWLRYFMVATVCLLGLAVILAGMNANVLALVVALGGPWAMGWHLAWQQRGFDADDSSKLLRLFRSNRDAGLIPLPFFAVALFV; from the coding sequence ATGACCGACGCCAACCGGACGCCAGAGGTTGAAATCGCTGATGCGGTGACAGGAAACTGGGTTGATCGCTACGCGCCGGCGCGCGCGCGACCTTTTTTGCGACTTTCCCGTGCGGACCGCCCCGTCGGGACGTGGCTTTTGTTGTTGCCGTGCTGGTGGAGCTTGGCCCTCGCGATGTTACACACTGGCCGCGCCAGTCTGTTTGATCTTTGGATTGCCATCGGGTGTGCCATCGGCGCGTTCTTGATGCGCGGGGCGGGGTGCACATGGAATGACATCACCGACCGCGACATTGACGGATCAGTGTCGCGCACCGCGAATCGCCCGATCCCGTTGGGGCAAATTGGCGTGCGAAAAGCGCTGGTGTGGATGGCATTGCAATCGTTTTTGGCGCTGCTGATCCTGCTGACGTTTAATTCCAATGCGGTGCTTTTGGGGATTCTCGCGTTGCTTCCGGTGGCGATTTATCCGTTCGCAAAACGGTTTACATGGTGGCCGCAGGTGTTTCTGGGTCTGGCATTTAATTGGGGCGCTTTGCTGGCATGGACGGCGCACACGGGGTCGTTGGGCTGGCCTGCGGTCGCGCTGTACCTCGCGGGGATTGCGTGGACGCTGTTTTATGACACGATCTATGCGCATCAAGACGTGGAAGATGACGCGCTGATCGGCGTGAAATCAACAGCGCGCTTGTTTGGGGATGCGACGCCACTGTGGTTGCGGTATTTCATGGTCGCGACGGTTTGCCTTTTGGGTCTGGCGGTGATCCTCGCGGGGATGAATGCCAATGTCTTGGCGTTGGTTGTCGCTTTGGGCGGGCCGTGGGCGATGGGCTGGCACCTTGCATGGCAGCAACGCGGATTTGACGCAGACGACAGCAGCAAACTTTTGCGATTGTTTCGATCCAACCGCGATGCGGGCCTCATCCCTCTGCCATTTTTCGCCGTAGCGCTGTTCGTGTGA
- a CDS encoding 16S rRNA (uracil(1498)-N(3))-methyltransferase, translating into MARIRLYVDHPLGPQERVALSREQAHYLFGVMRLDVGADVSLFNGRDGEWHAQVAAASKKNGVLDCIVQTKPLQLPPDLWLVFAPIKKDRTSFIVEKAAELGAARIVPVQTEYTQSANRVRQDRLQAHALEAAEQCGGTYVPEVAEIQKFAKMFNRWDPTRRILFCDETMVGQGAVIPTGEGPWAILIGPEGGFSDKERERLNGMACAHAISLGPRILRADTAAVAAMTLWQQALGDWT; encoded by the coding sequence ATGGCACGAATTAGACTGTATGTAGACCACCCTTTGGGCCCGCAAGAAAGGGTCGCTCTTTCGCGGGAGCAGGCGCATTACCTCTTCGGGGTGATGCGGTTGGACGTGGGCGCGGATGTGTCCCTGTTTAACGGGCGCGACGGGGAGTGGCACGCGCAAGTTGCGGCCGCATCCAAAAAGAACGGCGTGCTGGATTGCATCGTGCAAACCAAGCCGCTGCAATTGCCGCCGGACCTTTGGCTGGTCTTTGCCCCCATCAAAAAAGACCGCACATCATTTATCGTCGAAAAGGCTGCCGAACTTGGCGCGGCGCGGATTGTGCCGGTGCAAACGGAATACACCCAATCGGCCAATCGTGTGCGCCAAGACAGGCTGCAGGCCCATGCGCTTGAAGCGGCGGAGCAATGCGGTGGAACTTATGTGCCTGAGGTGGCAGAGATTCAGAAGTTCGCAAAAATGTTCAACAGGTGGGACCCGACGCGGCGGATCTTGTTTTGTGACGAAACGATGGTCGGCCAAGGAGCTGTGATACCAACAGGTGAAGGACCTTGGGCAATCCTGATCGGGCCGGAGGGTGGGTTTTCAGACAAAGAACGTGAACGTTTGAACGGGATGGCCTGCGCGCACGCCATAAGCCTTGGGCCGCGAATCTTGCGGGCTGATACGGCGGCAGTCGCGGCAATGACGCTGTGGCAACAGGCGTTGGGGGACTGGACGTGA
- a CDS encoding GNAT family N-acetyltransferase, giving the protein MRFVRITPPDVQQVAAFPRDRSDYVKFPLNNLTRFGLDGIDNLAPRMWRNGDGALSDVLSVTKTGMVMPYLPSGDFDAAADAVTDRISREMAENYREILMDGDTPVAATAFNAALPQIVRIGAVYTPPALRGKGHARRAHLAQARTTGVRRATLFASAQNAIAAYTAVGFRQIGDWVLAIFKTPQVVP; this is encoded by the coding sequence GTGAGATTCGTTCGCATCACACCGCCTGACGTTCAACAGGTTGCAGCATTCCCGCGCGATCGGTCGGACTACGTTAAGTTTCCGCTCAATAACCTGACCCGATTTGGGCTGGACGGCATCGACAACCTTGCGCCTCGCATGTGGCGCAACGGGGACGGCGCACTCAGCGATGTTCTTAGCGTTACCAAGACGGGCATGGTGATGCCCTATCTGCCATCGGGTGATTTTGACGCCGCAGCGGACGCCGTGACGGATCGCATCAGTCGCGAAATGGCGGAAAACTACCGCGAGATTTTGATGGATGGTGATACGCCCGTCGCCGCGACCGCCTTTAATGCCGCCCTGCCACAAATCGTCCGGATCGGCGCGGTGTACACACCGCCTGCCCTGCGCGGCAAAGGTCATGCGCGGCGCGCGCATCTGGCACAAGCCCGCACCACTGGCGTACGCCGCGCGACCCTGTTCGCAAGCGCCCAAAATGCCATCGCTGCCTACACAGCGGTCGGCTTCAGACAGATCGGGGATTGGGTCCTCGCTAT